The window GATCGAAGATCTTTAAAGTTACTTCTCAAATCCGTGCAGGTGTAATCTGGGCGAATACCTATAATAAATTCGACCCGACTTCTCCATTCGGAGGATACAAAGAAAGCGGAGTTGGCAGGGAAGGCGGATTGCACGGTATCATGCCTTATCTGAGCATTCAGAATTAATCATTTTGTAAAAAAGAATATTTGCATTTTAATATAATCGGAGCCAATCATGGATCAGATAGAAAAAAGTAAAATAGAAGAACAAGCAATGGTTCAGTCCAACGGTCAGGCAGGAAAGAGTAAAAGAGTGGATGTGATGAAGACCTATAAATTGTATATCGATGGGAAATTTCCAAGAACGGAATCCGGACGATACTACATTTTGAAAAATTCGGATGGAGATACAATTGCCAATGTTTGTAAATCTTCACGCAAGGATTTCAGGGAGGCTGTTGTTGCCGCGCGTAAAGCGCAGCATGGATGGGCTTCCAAATCAGCTTACAATAAAGGACAGATATTATATCGTATCGCGGAAATGCTGGAGTCAAGAAAAGCTCAGTTTGTCGCTGAACTGGTTTCGCAGGGATGTTCTGAAAGTTCCGCGAATGCGGAGGTAAATCATTCGATCGATCGTCTGGTTTATTACGCAGGTTGGAGCGACAAGTACCAGCAAGTGTTCAGTTCTGTCAATCCTGTCGAATCTTCACACTTTAACTTCTCTGTTCCTGAACCTACAGGTGTAGTGGCTATTTTGTCTCCTGAAAATTTTGGATTGATTGGACTGGTTTCCACAATAGCTCCAGCGATTGTAGGAGGAAATACGGTAATCATACTTGCATCCACAGCATTGCCATTAACTGCAATCACTTTCGCGGAGGTTTTGAATTCTTCCGACGTGCCGGGCGGAGTTGTAAATATTCTGACCGGAGAACGTTCAGAACTACTTTCTCATTTCGCCAATCACATGGATGTAAATGCAGTTGTTTATTGCGGGGATGATGCAGGAGAAATTAAAAAGATCCAGGAACTTGCTTCCCTGAATGTAAAACGTCCATTGATCTATTCAAAAGATGATTGGATGAAAGATGATTCACAAAATCCATATCGTATCATGGATCTTCAGGAAATTAAGACAACCTGGCATCCGATCGGACAATAAACTTTCAGGATTAATTTTCTGAAAAAACAGAAAAGCCCTGACAGGATTCTCCACCTCAATAAATTTAAACCGGGATTGAACCTTCACAAGCACGAACACCGCATCAGCAAGGCAGAACGCTCCGCCTTAATGGGACAAACTCCTCTCATCATCTGGCTTACCGGATTGAGTGGTTCGGGTAAAAGCACCATTGCGGGCTTGTTGGAAGAAGCTTTGTATAAAGAAGGCAAAAAGACTTATCTTCTTGACGGAGATAATGTCCGTTTCGGTCTCAACAAGGATCTTGGATTTTCAGAAGGAGATAGAAAAGAAAATATGCGGCGCATCGCTGAAGTTGCCAAGTTGATGCTTGATGCAGGACTTATCGTAATCACCGCTTTCATTTCACCATTCCGTGAAGAACGAGACCTGATTAGAAAACTTGTCGGTCCCGGTGAGTTCATAGAAGTCTTCATCGATACACCGTTGGAAGAATGTGAAAAACGAGATCCAAAAGGATTGTATAAAAAAGTAAGAACCGGCGAACTTCAACACTTCACCGGCATCGATTCTCCCTATGAAGCTCCATTGCATCCGGAACTAAATATTCAAACCATTAACCAAACACCTGCAGAAAGCGCAAAACAGATTCTTGAGTATCTACAGTCGAGAATAGAAAATAAATAAAATTAAGGGACGAGGGTCGAATTAAATTTCATACCAACAACCCAAAACTAAATCTAAAATCTAGAATCTAAAATCTAAAATCTAATAACCAACAACCAACAATGTTCAGCTACCGTCTCGACCATCTTCGTGAACTTGAATCGGAGAGCATCTTCGTGCTTCGCGAAGTTGCTGCCCAGTTTGAGCGGCCGGCATTGTTGTTTAGCGGAGGAAAAGATTCCATTGTCGTCTCCTATCTGGCGATGAAGGCGTTTTATCCGGCTCGTGTACCATTTCCCTTGTTACACATTGATACCGGACATAATTTTACAGAGACAATAGAGTTTCGGGATCATTGGGTAAAAAAGCTCGACATGAATCTTCTGGTTCGTAAAGTTCAGGATTCAATCGATAAAGGAAGAGTAAAAGAAGAAAAAGGAATTCATGCAAGTCGAAATGCATTACAAACTGTAACATTGTTGGACGCGATCAATGAATTGAAAATTGATGCAGCCATCGGAGGAGCAAGACGAGATGAAGAGAAAGCGCGTGCAAAAGAACGTTTCTTTTCGCATCGTGATGAATTTGGACAATGGGATCCGAAAAATCAACGCCCTGAATTGTGGAATCTTTTTAACGGAAGAAAACACATAGGCGAGCATTTCCGGATTTTTCCGTTAAGTAACTGGACTGAGCTGGATGTATGGCGATATATTCAAAAGGAAAGAATTGAATTGCCCTCATTATACTTCTCACACAAAAGAAAAGTATTTGAAAGAAACGGAAATCTCTATGCACTTGCGGATTTCATGCACCTTGCTCCTGATGAAAAGGCGGAAAATAAAGTTGTCCGCTTCCGAACGATAGGGGACATGACCTGCACCGGTGCAGTTGAATCGACAGCTACTTCCCTGGACGAAATCATCGCGGAAGTCGCTACTTCAAGAGTCACCGAACGCGGAACCCGAATCGACGACCAACGATCTGAATCAGCGATGGAGGATAGGAAGAAGCAGGGGTATTTTTAGTGGTTGGTGCTTGGTGTTTGGTGCTTGGTGGTTAGTGCTTAGTGCTTAGTGGTTGGAGTTTGGCATCGCATACTTGAAACCAGGTATCAAGTATAAAGTAACAGAAATTAATATTTATTTGAAATACGGAGAACTAAAATTAACTCGGAGCCCGGAACTCGAAACACAAAAAAATTTTGTCAAACAGAAGCGACATAGAACTATTGCGATTCACCACTTGTGGAAGTGTTGATGATGGGAAAAGTACACTCATCGGACGCTTGCTGCTGGATACGAAAAACATTTTTGATGATCAATATGCTTCTATCAAATCTACAAGCGAACAGCGTGGGTTTACAGATGTAGATTTGAGTCTCCTCACAGACGGACTTAAAGCTGAGCGGGAACAGGGAATTACTATCGATGTAGCTTATCGCTATTTTTCTACTCCCAAACGAAAATTTATTATTGCCGATACACCCGGGCATATTCAGTATACCCGCAACATGGTGACAGGTGCTTCTACCGCCAACCTGGCGCTAATTCTCATCGACGCCAGAAAGGGAATGGTAGAACAAACCTGTCGTCACGCGTTTATCGCTTCACTCCTTAGAATTCCCCACATTGTTGTTTGTATCAATAAAATGGATTTGGTGGATTACAGTCGTGAAGTGTACGAAAAAATTGTTGATGATTTCCGCATGTTTTCTTCCCGACTCGATGTACAGGATGTTCAGTTTATTCCTGTGAGCGCGAAGTTCGGTGATAATGTTGTGACCCGCTCTCAGAAAATGGATTGGTATGAAGGAACCACATTGATGTTTCATCTCGAAAATGTACACATCAGTGGTGATATCAATCATATCGATTGCAGGTTTCCGATTCAATATGTTGTGCGGCCACAGCAGGATCAATACCACGACTACCGTGGTTATGCAGGAAAAATAGCAGGAGGCGTTTTTCGAAACGGTGATCGTGTCCTGGTGCTGCCTTCCGGATTCAGCAGTCGGATCAAAAGCATTGACACATTTGATGGTGAAGTCATGGAAGCATTCGCGCCAATGTCAGTGACCATGCTTCTGGAAGATGAGATTGATGTGAGCCGGGGCGATATGATTGTGAGAGAAAATAATTCACCCCAGGTAGGACAGGATATCGACCTGATGATCTGCTGGCTCAACGAAAAGAAACTCGAGGTCGGAAACAGGTATTTGTTGAAGCACACTTCCAGAGAAGTACGCTGCATGGTTAAAGACATTCGTTATAAAATAGATATCAATACACTTCGGAGAAACGAAGAAGATAAAATCTTTGGAATGAATGATATTGGTCGCATTCAGTTGCGGACAACTTCTCCTTTATTCTTTGATAGTTACCGGAGAAACAGGAATACAGGAAGTCTGATCCTTATCGATGAGGCAACGAATGAAACTGTCGGAGCAGGAATGATCCTGTAGTTCACTTTTGCCAATATCTTGTAGACTGATTTAAATGACAAACTCCCCTGAAAATTTGTTGATTCATGCCATCTCTGCGGCATTGAAGGCTTCAGTGGAAATTCTGAAAATTTACAATTCTCCTTTTGCTGTTGAAATGAAAGAGGACAAATCTCCCCTGACAGCAGCTGATAAAGCCTCTCATGAAGTGATCTCAACGGAACTGTCAGGATTAGGTATTCCGGTTCTGAGTGAAGAAGGCCAGTTCGATTCTTTCAAAATTCGCGGAGCATGGAGTGAATTCTGGTTGGTTGATCCTTTGGACGGAACAAAAGAATTTATAAAACGAAATGGAGAATTTACCATTAACATTGCCTTACTTGAAAATAATCATCCTGTCATGGGTGTGATCCATATTCCTGTATGGGATGTTCTGTATGCGGCCAATGGCAATTCTCTTTATAGAATTGAAAAAGCTTCACAACAATCCATTCGTTCAATTGTTGATCTCAACAATTTTATACTCACTCCCTCCGTTTCCAATGACCCTCAGGGTTTGGTTCGTGTACTGGCAAGTCGTTCGCACATGTCCCCGGAAACACAGAGCTTTGTGAAAGATCTTGAAAAGAAATATTCAAAAGTAGAACTCCTTTCGGCCGGGAGTGCTTTGAAATTCTGCCTGCTCGCTGAAGGAAAAGCGGATGTATACCCCAGATTCGCTCCAACCATGGAATGGGACACCGCTGCTGGGCATGCTTTGTTAAAAGCTGTGGGAAAGAATATTTTGCTCGTACATTCGGGACTTGAAATGCCTTACAATAAACATTCTCTCGTGAATGATTGGTTCATTGCAAAATAAGCTGAAAGAGTCATTCGATCGCTACCGTACAGATCCTGAATACAGGGAGCTGATTAAAACCAGTTCAGTATCTCTGCTGGTCAGAATGATTGGCGTAGGTACCGGTTTTCTTGTTACGCTGGTGACGAGCCGTTATTTCAGTGCCAATGCTTTGGGTATTGTTTCAATTTGTGTAGCGATACTTTCACTTGCCGGCGTTGCGGGAAAATTGGGACTCGATGTGGCGATGATGCGTTTGGTTGCTGAATATTCCTGGAAGAATGATTTTGCGGCTATCAAAGGACTCTATATTACCGCGCTCCGTTTAATGGTGCCGGTTACACTTTTAATTTCCATTGTTCTTTATTTCAGTGCCGACTGGATGGCAGGAACAATATTCCATAAAGATTATCTTGCTTCCTATCTGCGTATCAATGCTTGGCTCACATTGCCACTTGTTTCTTTACTCTTTCATTCTGAAAGTACACGTGGTTTAAAAAATATTACTTCCTACACATTTTATCAGACGAGTGCCGTATCAACACTTGCTTTGATTCTGCTTGTTGGTGCAGTTTTTACAGGCCATGTAGCCCGTGAAGTTCCTGTGGAGGTTCAGTTTGTAAGCATCGCTGTTGCCGGGGTGTTGAGTCTGTGGTCCTGGTTAAGGGCTAGTCAGTTTACTCTGCATAAAAGCCGGACAGGTGAGAAGTCATCCGGACTACTCAAGATTGCCATGCCAATGTTCACTACAACGGTGTTGCAGTTAATCATGTCCTGGGCAGGAACTCTTATTCTCGCTTCTTACGCGACGGAATCTCAGGTAGGGATTTACAACGCGCTTGTCAGAATTTCTGTTTTCACCAACATTACCATTCTTGCTATCAACAGCATCACCATGCCACGCTTCGCAGAGGCGCATGCCGCCAATGACAGGGATGCATTAAAACGCTATTCACACCAGGCAGCACGTCTTATTTTCCTGACATCACTTCCCATTTTTATCGGGCTCGCCTGTTTTCCGCATTTGATATTATCGGTATTCGGAAAAGAATTTCCCGGGAATGAATCTTCGCTTTATGTGTTACTGGCCGGACAATTTATTGTAGTAGTTTCCGGTTTGCCTGCACAGATTCTGAACATGACCGGCCGACAACACGTACTTCGAAACATTGCCATCGTTTCCTCCATCGCGAATGTTGGATCTTGTTTGCTTTTCATCCCTGCCTGGGGTATTCTTGGAGCCAGTCTGGCCCAGGTAGTAGGCACCCTGATATGGAGTGTATTGTGCATCTGGAATGTAAAAAAGCATTTCGGCTTTTTTACTTTTGCACAGCTGCGTGGCTAAAGAGAATCTTTCTTCTTTTGCCTTGCAATGCACCCGATTACTTAAATTCGTATTCTTCTATCATCTCCTGAAATCCGGAACATGCAGGACCTCACGGCTCCCAATCGTCTGCCACCTTTATTGTCGTACACACTACTCTTCCTGGTGTTCACGTCGACATTCCGGATTTTCGCAACACTTCCACTTGAAAGTCTGCATCAGAGTTTATCAAGTTTCGCGATTATTCTGCTCTCTGTTTATTATCTCTTCAGTTTGTTTCTGAATATCCGCGAGAAAAGAGTCACTCGACTGGATGTACTGATGTGGGTATTTATCCTAGTCAACTTTTTCGCCGCCTACCAGGGTCATGCAATATTCCATCAGCCTTACTATTACGGCATCATGGCTCAGCGATCTGTATTGCTTTCCTTATCCGGAATTCTTCTCATCTCATTATTACGAAAAGGATGGATCACCATAGAACAGGTGGAGAAATCCTTTGTGGCGATATCTTTGACCCTACTGATTATATTTTATTTTTCTTCTTGTTTGTTAATCCGGTAAAATTCACCGACATGGAATTCGTTGCCTATAGCCCGATACGTGGATATCGCTATCGGTTTCAATTTGCTTTGGTAATTATGTTGCTTTTTTATTCCTTGTTCAAGGTCTCTCACGAAAGGAAGAATGGATACATCGCGATTGTTTTGCTCATCATCTTTTACCTGGTGTATTTCCTGCAAAGCAGAACAACACTGGTGGTACTTGCTTTCACACTCATGATTTATTTCTTCCGGAATTTTACCCTCAGAGAGAAAATCCGGAATACACTAATTTATGGAAGTGTGATTCTCGTAGCGGTCATCATCTTGTTCAGTCTCGGATACACTTCACTTTTTGACAAATACCATGTATTGTATTCAAATGTCTACAACATCTTTTTCGGAGAATCATCGGATGAAGCGTCTTCTGCGGTAAGGTTCATGGAATTCAATATTGCCCTCGATTACATCGAGAAAAATCCTATTCTCGGAAATGGTTTTATCAGCAACCAATGGAACGGTGGTTGGCGAGATATCCTTGGTTACTTTTATCCGGTAGATATCGGATTGTTGGGAAATATATTTGTATTCGGATTGCTGGGAACAGTCCTGATTTATTTACCCTATTATTTTTCGCTGAGTATGTCCCGACAAGTCAGATCCAACAATGTATTTTTCAAGACCATCGAATACATGTTGTTGTTTTTCTTTCTCAGTATGTTCTTTTCCGCCGTGAATATCAGAGATTCGAGCAGCATAATGTTTCTGGTCTGCTTGCTTTATTACTTCCGCTATGATTACTTTAGCTCCGGGAATATCGCTCAATACACAACTTCAGAACCTTCGCTCGTATGAAAAACTGGCCCGACTTCCTTGTTGTTGGTTCTGCACGTGCAGGCACAACTTCTTTACAACGTTATTTACGTCAGCACCCTGGTCTTTTTCTCCCCAAACTGAAGGAGCCTTGTTTCTTTTCATTCGCGGAAGATAAAGCAACCTACAAGCACGGTAAATTTGCATTCGCAGTTCGTGATCCAAAAAAATATCTGGACTTATTCGAGACTGCTGAAAAAGAGCAGGTGAGAGGTGAAATTTCTACGCCTTATTTGTATCTGTATGAAAAGACGATTGCGAATATTCGAAAATATCATCCGCATGCTGATCAACTCAAAATCCTGATTTTGCTGCGAAACCCTGCCGATCGCGCATTTTCTCAATATATGTGGAGGGTAAGGGATGGGAGAGAGCCTTTGAGCTTTGAAGAGGCGATTGCAGCCGAACAAAAAAGAAAGCAGGAAGGTTATAGTTTTGATTATTTCTATACTGATCGCGGATTTTATTTTTCACAGGTGAAAGCTTACTTAGATGCATTCCAAAATGTGAAGATTGTTTTGCTGGATGATCTTAAAGAGCGTCCAATGGAAATGCTTTCTGAAATCTGTGAATTTCTTGGTGTTGATGAGCACTTCGATTTTCTTCGTGAAGAAAGCCTGAACTCTTCGTATGAACCTCGCTGGAAATTTATCAGTAAGCTCATCACAGTGGAAAGCAGGACAAAGTTTCGCCTGCTCAATCAACTACCCGATTCCTGGAGACAGGGAATTCGCGAACAATTTCGTCAGTGGAATTCAAGACGCAGTACCCCTGTGAAATTGAAAGCGGAGACAAGGCTCAGCCTGCAAAACCTCTATCGTGAGGATATTCAGAAACTGGAAAAACTCATTCACCGGGATCTTTCCGCCTGGTTACTGCCGGAATGAGTATGCAACATCCATCAGTCGCTATTATTGATCCGGTTGGTGCCAAAGCCGGATTGGATCAGTATAACCTTTCTCTTTTGCAAGAACTAAAATTGCTGGGTTGTAAAGTCCGACTCTTTTCTAATTTTTCTAATTCTGCAATCGAAGGAGAAAATTCATCTTTTTTTAAATTCAAGGAAAAACAAAATCTGTTTTCTGTTTTGTCGCTCATGAACAGCTACAGAAAGGCCTTGAATATTTCAAAACAGAATAAGATTGAATACCTGATTTTTCACATATTTCATTTTAATTATTTTGATGAATGGTTGTTGCGAAAAGCATTTCTGTCAGGCTATAAGATTATTCTGATTATTCACGATGTGGAGAGTTTTATATTTAAGCCTAATGCCGACAGGCTTCAGAGAATATGCGGAGAATATGCATTTCGCCTGGTTGTTCACAATGAGTTTTCAAAAAGTGAATTAATCAAAATATTCCAACCCTCTGTAAACAAGAATGTCACAGTCATTCCGCACGGAAATTACATTGCGTTGGCAGAATCTAAAATTTCCAAAGACAAAGCAAGAACTGAACTAGGTTGGGATCAAAATGGTAAGTATGTATTATTCTTTGGAATGATAAAACAAACAAAAGGACTGGATGTATTGTTGAATGCATTACCCAAAACAAATCCGTCGTGTAAACTTGTTATCGCCGGTCGTTTGCGGAAACATTCTTTCAGTATTTACAATGAAATTATCCGCCGTGAAAAATTGACGGGAAGAATTCTCTTGAAAATCCATCACATTTCCAATGAAGAAAGAAATCTTTTGTTCTCCGCTGCGGATTTGATTGTACTCCCATACCGTAAAATATATCAAAGTGGAATTTTGCTGATGGCCATGAGTTATGGACTTCCGATCATTGCATCACGATTGCCGGCAATGGAGGAAATTATCCATCATGGTGAGAATGGATACTTGTTTGAAGCAGGAAATCAGAATCAGCTGTCGGAACAAATTAATTACTTGTTAGGGGATCCTTCACTTGGTAAGAAATTGGCCGGACAAGCATTCACCGACAGTGCAAAACATCATGACTGGAAGTCGATTGCCGCTTCTTTTTATTCCTTATTTTCCTGAAATGAAAATTGCGATCATTGGTTCCCGCGGAATCCCGGCACGTTATGGAGGCTTTGAAACATTTGCGGAGCATCTGGCAATGGATCTTGTCAGACATGGCCATGAAGTTACTGTAGTTGTGAGTAAAAATCATCCTGGACTTGAAACACTGGATTCAAGAATAAAAATCATCCAATCAGCCTATAAAAAAAGTGTTCATCCCGTGTGGTATTACTGGGATTCCCTGCGTCTGACCAAAGGAAAACAGGATATTGTCCTGGTGTGTGGAGTAGGTGGGGCACTATTTTATCCGATGTACAGAAGTGCCAAAACACAACTGATCACCAATGTCGATGGACTTGAACACCTGCGTACGAAATTTTCAAGAGTGAAAAAAAGTTATGTAAGACTGGCGCAACGATTAACCAGACAATACAGTCAGCACATCATTGCGGATGGTACAGGAGTTCGTGATTTCTGGACGCGATCTCTTCATGTTCCGGAAAGTAAAATTTCTGTCATCGAATACGGTGCGGATGAACCAATGAAATTCCGTACTGAAGATTTGGCTAATTATGGTGTAGCGCAAGGCGGATATTATCTAATTGTGGCCCGACTGGTTCCTGAAAATCATATTCGTGAAATTGTGGAGGGTTATTTGCAAACTTCCACTTCCAGGAAATTAATTGTTGTTGGCGGGACTGATAATTCCAATTATGTAAGGGAGATCTTGAAACTGCAAAGTCCAAATGTGAAATTCGTTGGCGGGATCTATGACAAACAGATTCTGGATTCTTTGCGCATTGGAGCTTTCGCGTATTTGCACGGGCACAGTGTTGGAGGGACAAATCCTTCTTTGCTTGAAGCTATGATCACTGGTGCTGTATGTGTTTGTCATGATAATAAATTTAACAGGGAAGTAACAGCAAATTCGCAATTGTACTTTACTTCTGTTCCGGAGCTGGCAAGACAGCTTGAAGCGCTGGAGCATTTGTCTGATGAAAAAATATCGGGGTATAAACATTCCGCTATTCAACGTGTGAGATCCTATTATACCTGGGAAAGAATTTGTTCTGTTTACCGCAACCTCTTTGAGAAAATCCATGGGCGAAGTGAAAAATGATATTTCTTTTTCAGAGTTCGGTGATCCGGATTTTCACAGGCTTATTCAACTGACTGAAAATACCTATCCCGGTCAGGACATTTCAAAACCTGCTTATCTTGATTGGGAGTATTTGCGGAATCCGGATGGAAAGGCAATTGTTTTTGTTGCTGAAAAATTTAACGAGTTGTATTCTCAATACATCATTCTTCCCAGGAAATATTTTGCAAATACCAAAGTGCTGAATGGATCTTTGTCTGTGAATACACTCACGCATCCGGATGCCCGCGGACAGGGATTATTTCCAAAACTCGCGGAGCTGACATACGATAAAGCGAGCCGACAGGATATTCAGTTCACTGTTGGTTTTCCTAATCCTGTTTCATCCCCGGTTTTTCGTTCCAAATTAAATTTTAATACACTTGGATATCTTCCGGTTTATGTGAAGATTCTCAAGCCATTGAATGTTCTGAAAAAATATTTCTCCAAAGGAAATTTGAAGCGGGGAGAAGAACAGCAAATTGAATTTCCGAATTCAGAAAACAGGGATGGATTCACAATTGATCTGTTCGATCCCGAAAAGGATGCATCAGACTTCGAAAAGTTTCATCAGAAATTTTTAAAGGATAAAAAATATTGCACACTTCGTGATCTTGCTTATATCAAATGGAGATATCTGGATATTCCGTCAAGAAATTACCGGACGTATATGATCACGAAAGACGGCTTAATCAATGCGATTATTGTTTTTCGGATCACTGAATTTTTCGGTTTGAAAACAGTCAGCATTCTGGAGTTGATGAAATATGATGAGCCGGAATCAGAAACCTCTGCTAGGGTTCTATTAACCTGGCTGTCCGGACAGGCTAAAATTCATCAACTTGACCTGATCATGATGGTATTTCAGGACCTCTCAACAGGGAAAATCACTCCTTCCAGACTCGGTTTTCTTCCGGTTCCTTCCAGGTTTTTGCCTCAACCATTGGAATTCATTCTAAGAATTCACCACGAAAAGGCGAATATTCGGGGTATTTTGGACTTCAAAAATTGGTATCTCAGTCTTGGGGATCTGGATACCTTTTGAAATACCATCTTTTTTACATTCATAAACAGTTGAATAACAGGTATATATAGTTTTAAATTGGCTTTATGGGAACCTGATTCTTTTACCTTCCCCATTACATCCTCATCTGATCACAAATTCATAAATATCAGCGTCCCGAGAGGGTGGTATCGATTATTATCGTACCTTTGTCACACATCAATTAATATAATACAACACAATCAATTAAAATGGAAAAAGGAATTGTAAAATTCTTTAATGAAACCAAAGGATTTGGCTTTATTAAAATGAGTAGCTCTGATAAAGAGGTATTTGTACACGTAACTGGTCTGAAAGAAGAAATTCGTGAAAATGACGAAGTAGTATTCGACCTCCAGGAAGGTAAAAAAGGTTTAAATGCTGTGAACGTACGCCTCGCGTAATTTCATTCGTTATACTTTACCGGAAAAGCCTCTCGAAATTCGAGGGGCTTTTTTCATTTCCTACCTTTGTATCCAGCTTTTTTCTGATGAATATTCTCACGATCGATCTCGAAGACTGGTTCCACATCCTGGATCATCCTGCGACCGAACGGCCTGAACAATGGTCAGGGTTCGAGTCGAGACTGGAAGGTAATGTAGATCGTTTGCTGGATTTGCTTGATGAACACCAACAACAGGCAACATGGTTTTGCCTCGGCTGGATCGCGAAAGAGTATCCTGCCATTGTAAAAAAAGTTGCCGCGAAACACGAGATTGCCTGTCATTCGGATATACATCAGCTGGTGTATACCCAATCACCTGCAACTTTCAGAGAAGACACACTCACTGTGATGAAACGACTGGAAGATCTTTGCGGAAAGAAAATGAACGCTTACCGTGCATCAGGATTTTCAATCACCGAAGAGACTTCATGGGCATTTGAAATCCTGAAAGAATGCGGAATCACAGTGGATTGTTCTGTTTTTCCGGCAAGCCGTAACCATGGTGGGTTTCAGAAATTCGGAACTGCGCAGCCATGCCGAATTTCAGTTGGCGGGACTTTTCTAAAGGAATTCCCGCTGAACACGGTGCGTTTGATGGGAAAGGAAATTGTTTTCTCCGGAGGAGGATATTTCCGTGCATTGCCTTATGCATACATTCATTCGCAAATGAAAAAGTCGGAATACGTGATGACTTATTTTCATCCGCGTGATTTTGACCCTCAGCAACCTGTCCTCCAAACATTACCATTTAAAAGAAAGCTGATGTCGTATGTAGGCCTGAAAGGAGCTTTGCCAAAGTTTAAGAAACTATTGAGCGATCATTCTTTTGTTGATGTAAGAACAGCGGAACAGCAAGTCAAATGGGATCATACACCGGTTGTTTATTTGTGATTAGAAAATCCGTTCAATTATATTGTTTGTGATTTAATATCAATTTTAACACAGAGTATCACAGAGTACACACAGAGTTACACAGATTATTAAGGGTTGAATCTCCTCTATGTTACTCTGTGTGTACTCTGTGATACTCTGTGTCTAAAAAAATAATTATCCTAACGTTCAGAATTCCCATGTTTAGATTAGGATTTGTATATTTGAACAAACCCGCACAGAAGTTTCTCTATTAATTTCAGCAAGCAATTTTTTATGAAAATATCCTTACGGTTCTTCATCCTCTTGCTCCTTTTCGCAAATCATCTCTTTGCCCAGGAATTTCTATTTCCACTCAACCGCGACATGAATACCCGCATTGGCGCTATTCTCAACAAGGATACAAGCGGACTTCATACCAGCATTCAACCCATGATTGTACCGGAATTGAATAGCATTGCATCCCTGGATACTGTTCTTGCCGCTGATCTGAAAGATTACAAATTCTACAAAACATGGGTAGGAAGAAAACTCCGCAAAGAACATTTTCTTGCCGTCGATGCCGATGATATCAAATTATCTGTTGATCCT of the Bacteroidota bacterium genome contains:
- a CDS encoding GNAT family N-acetyltransferase → MGEVKNDISFSEFGDPDFHRLIQLTENTYPGQDISKPAYLDWEYLRNPDGKAIVFVAEKFNELYSQYIILPRKYFANTKVLNGSLSVNTLTHPDARGQGLFPKLAELTYDKASRQDIQFTVGFPNPVSSPVFRSKLNFNTLGYLPVYVKILKPLNVLKKYFSKGNLKRGEEQQIEFPNSENRDGFTIDLFDPEKDASDFEKFHQKFLKDKKYCTLRDLAYIKWRYLDIPSRNYRTYMITKDGLINAIIVFRITEFFGLKTVSILELMKYDEPESETSARVLLTWLSGQAKIHQLDLIMMVFQDLSTGKITPSRLGFLPVPSRFLPQPLEFILRIHHEKANIRGILDFKNWYLSLGDLDTF
- a CDS encoding DUF1972 domain-containing protein: MKIAIIGSRGIPARYGGFETFAEHLAMDLVRHGHEVTVVVSKNHPGLETLDSRIKIIQSAYKKSVHPVWYYWDSLRLTKGKQDIVLVCGVGGALFYPMYRSAKTQLITNVDGLEHLRTKFSRVKKSYVRLAQRLTRQYSQHIIADGTGVRDFWTRSLHVPESKISVIEYGADEPMKFRTEDLANYGVAQGGYYLIVARLVPENHIREIVEGYLQTSTSRKLIVVGGTDNSNYVREILKLQSPNVKFVGGIYDKQILDSLRIGAFAYLHGHSVGGTNPSLLEAMITGAVCVCHDNKFNREVTANSQLYFTSVPELARQLEALEHLSDEKISGYKHSAIQRVRSYYTWERICSVYRNLFEKIHGRSEK
- a CDS encoding glycosyltransferase family 4 protein, giving the protein MQHPSVAIIDPVGAKAGLDQYNLSLLQELKLLGCKVRLFSNFSNSAIEGENSSFFKFKEKQNLFSVLSLMNSYRKALNISKQNKIEYLIFHIFHFNYFDEWLLRKAFLSGYKIILIIHDVESFIFKPNADRLQRICGEYAFRLVVHNEFSKSELIKIFQPSVNKNVTVIPHGNYIALAESKISKDKARTELGWDQNGKYVLFFGMIKQTKGLDVLLNALPKTNPSCKLVIAGRLRKHSFSIYNEIIRREKLTGRILLKIHHISNEERNLLFSAADLIVLPYRKIYQSGILLMAMSYGLPIIASRLPAMEEIIHHGENGYLFEAGNQNQLSEQINYLLGDPSLGKKLAGQAFTDSAKHHDWKSIAASFYSLFS
- a CDS encoding sulfotransferase, whose translation is MKNWPDFLVVGSARAGTTSLQRYLRQHPGLFLPKLKEPCFFSFAEDKATYKHGKFAFAVRDPKKYLDLFETAEKEQVRGEISTPYLYLYEKTIANIRKYHPHADQLKILILLRNPADRAFSQYMWRVRDGREPLSFEEAIAAEQKRKQEGYSFDYFYTDRGFYFSQVKAYLDAFQNVKIVLLDDLKERPMEMLSEICEFLGVDEHFDFLREESLNSSYEPRWKFISKLITVESRTKFRLLNQLPDSWRQGIREQFRQWNSRRSTPVKLKAETRLSLQNLYREDIQKLEKLIHRDLSAWLLPE
- a CDS encoding O-antigen ligase family protein, coding for MEFVAYSPIRGYRYRFQFALVIMLLFYSLFKVSHERKNGYIAIVLLIIFYLVYFLQSRTTLVVLAFTLMIYFFRNFTLREKIRNTLIYGSVILVAVIILFSLGYTSLFDKYHVLYSNVYNIFFGESSDEASSAVRFMEFNIALDYIEKNPILGNGFISNQWNGGWRDILGYFYPVDIGLLGNIFVFGLLGTVLIYLPYYFSLSMSRQVRSNNVFFKTIEYMLLFFFLSMFFSAVNIRDSSSIMFLVCLLYYFRYDYFSSGNIAQYTTSEPSLV
- a CDS encoding cold shock domain-containing protein — its product is MEKGIVKFFNETKGFGFIKMSSSDKEVFVHVTGLKEEIRENDEVVFDLQEGKKGLNAVNVRLA